The genomic window AATGGTAAAAatcatgttgaaaactatacttTCAGATTAAAGAGCAAATGAAATCAAATACCTATAGACCACCTAAAAACTcacataaataaaaaggaaattcttgTGAATACATGTCTTCCCAATACTGAAGTCAAACTAGTTAATtgttaaattaaatcaaattagtTAATTATTATGTCATGGTTACACTCAGTCATCAGAGTTGAAGAGTTAGAAATGAATGTCCAAATTTCTAGAGAGAAAGCATAGTTGGGGAGAAGGTCATGTGAAAGGGATTTAGGGAAAGAAGAGTCTGTGGTTCCCTCTTTGCAGAGGGAATAGGAAATACTTTATATTCTGCCAGGCACAATTGATATATCCATTGTATTTggtgagtgattttttttttcattctctccataaaataaatattcaagtctcaaaaagaaaaaaaaaacaatgttattgttctataagaaatgatgatcaggctgattttagaaaaagcctggaaagacttacatgaactgatgctaagtgaagtgagcagaaccaagagaacattatatactgtaacaataagattatgtgattattcaactgtgatggataagattctttttaacaatgaggtgattcaagaaaattccaatagatctgggatggaaagagccatccacatccagagagaggactatggagactgaatgtggatcgcatagtattttcacctttttgttgctgtttacttgggtttttcctttttttctcattcttgcacagcatgacaaatatggaaatatatttagaagatctgtacatgtttaacttatatcagtttgcttgctgtcttaggagcagggaagagagagagaaaaatttagaatacaaggttgTGCAAAGTGAAtgctggaaactatctttgcatgtatttggacaaataaaatactattaatatatatgctatttttaatattaagaaaaggttcatttattccttcaaaatatattatttccattACAACATACATTCTTCTCTCAAACACTTAAGAATAGTACTTTTGAGGCCATGGGTACAGATAGGTTTTGTCCTCTTCTAAACTATTAACTTTCTCCTGTTCCATCCCATCCATATCTTGTTTACTATCTCATACAGATATGCCATTGTCTGTTATGGGAAATAAAGCAGGAGAAACTATGTATGTCTTAGTACAAACTACTCCCactcttaggggaaaaaaaaaaaaacaagtaatagCACATGTTGTATTGCTTTAGTTCACCTGGTTTTGgttttctcaatccttattcaTTCCATCCTAACCCATTTAAGTGCACTCGCCATTTAAAGTTCAGACAACAAAATATACTGgaaaggtatttttattttttattttcatttttcaggttAGTGCTGATTAGTCACCTTattgaacaagttatttttaACTTATAGAATCAAGGATTTAGAGTTGTAAGAGCAAATGAAGGGCTTTCCACTTCAAGCCCTTTATACAAGTAGACATGTATCACACAGGTTGCTAGGGTAGTGCTGGGATTTGAGCCTTGAACTGATGCTACAGCTAGTGCTCACTATGCCACACCATTCTgggtcacttaatcttttttcctacatctataaaattaaatgatttgattaGAAGATCTCTAAGATTATTTCTTATAACCTTATattctaaatcctgtgatctAGCCAATACATATGTAGTCAGTACCTAAATATGCTAGACACCAAATACTGACACTACAGTTGGGAAGACAAGATCAAAgatggtaatggtgataatgaatatttatataaggTTTTAGGTTTTACAGTACTTTTCATACATATCAGCAcatgaaaagataaataagagtGCATGATAAAGCAACCTGGGAGCCAAGAAGTTATTTCAAGGAGACTGAATCCATAAAGAATTGGCCTCCCATTCAGGAAGATCTAACTTCAGGTTCTGCCTTTGACCATACAGTGCAGCCTAAGCCAGTCATTCAGGCaactttttttaataaagctttttatcttcaaaacatatgcagggataatttgacaacactgacccttgcatagccttctgTTTCAGattatctcctcttttcccccaacccctcccctaggtggcaagtaatccaatatacattaaacatgttacaatatatgttaaatccaatatgtaaaaacatatttatacaattctcttgctgcacaagaaaaatcagataaaaaaaaaaacaaaaaaagaaagtaaacaagtaagaaaacaaaatgcaagtgaacaacaacaaaaagaataagaatgttaTGCtgcgatccacattcagttcccacagttctctctctgggtatggatggctctcttcatcacaagaggaCTGgcactggcctgaatcacctcattgttgaaaagaaccacgtctgtcagaattgatcatcatataatattgatattgccatgtacaatgctctcctggttcagctaatttcactcagcatcagttcatgtaagtccttccaagcctctctgaaatcatcctgctgactgtttcttatagaacaatcatattccataacatttacagataacttattcagccattctccaactgatgggcatccactcagtttccagtttcttgccactatgaaaaggctATAAAGCAACTTTCCAAAGAATAATCACAGAAAGGTGCTGATCTGCATTGACAATGGGTGTCTTGCTGGGCATTCCCTATCCCCATGAACTCACAGGTCTAATCCTAAACCAGAGTAGGTACTGCGATTTCATTATGGTAGaaattcccagatgaggaaatactttctctgcaatttataatatttgaattgCAAAGAGCAGTAAGAGTTTAATTGACCTGATAAAGCTTATATGTATCAAAGGAAGATCTTGAACCTAGATACcaatttcaaataaaaacaggAGCTACTAAATCATACATAAGGATTCCTGCTGGTCAGGTATTGACTTAAAAactcacatattaacattatccatgttaattttttataaattttaattattttgttaaatatttcctaatgacATTTTAATCCAGTTCAAATCCAGTGTGTTACAAAGCTGCCTGTATGAGACCTCTGTTCTACAGTagggcttcttaaaatttttccacatgggacccctttttgcccaagaaatttttatgtgaccccaggcatataggtatagaaaataggtatagaaatcaaacatttactgataataaagcataaagaaatttattttaaaacaattctttggcatacatataattttacaacttcttaaagatgaaagcaaatttgcatgctAATgaaatggatgtgcttgtttattttacataatgtaaaaaacatattggaaattaaaattgatatatttttaaaatatgcattaatgtaaaataataaatctatTACATACTAATATAAGtgatatatatttcataaaaataactatacttacataaatacatataaaataactactttccaaaacaaacaaaaaaattcaattgacattgttttgcatatttttgcaaatctctaaTGTATGCCTTGTTAAAAGGTAGCAAGATTCTCATATCTGTTCCTACAGTCAATCTGCTGCCATCTGTTATTTGGGTTGaggtatatgaagaaaatctggcctcacaAGGACATGCAGTTGAAAAAGggaggaatattttattttggttcaGTCAATTCAATCATGGCTGATTCCTCATGgttccttttggggttttcttggcaaacttaTGGGAAAAGTGTGTGAtgtccttctccaatttattttataggtgaggaaactgagacaaataggattaagggacttgcccagaatcacacagccagtgaggatctgaagccagatttgaattcaggaagatgtctttctgattcagcactttatctactgcacaACTTCACTGCTCATATCACATATGagtatcctttttttccctatgtTCCTGAGATTAATGCAGTACAGATTCACtttacaagttatttaactcaGAGCAGCTTTTTGTCATTTAGTGTTTTCTCAATTAATGAATGCTAACAAAAAAGTGTTTCCACATGTAGCTATgtaactttttaaatgtttaacagACTCCTCCATACTCCAAAGAGTTTGGGAACCACTGATCTAGACCATTAAAACAAGAGGAGTTTAGAAGAAGGAGAAACCTCTGGGAGTGgtgatcagggaaggcttcacaaGAGTCAAATTTGAGCTAGGCCTTGAGCTATGAGTAGGATTTAAAGTGACATAAAGACATTCCAATTATAGGAGGAAACAAGTTCTAatgttacaataataataatagcaataacaataacaaattacAGTTAATAGGCCACTGGATTTGCTGCTAGAAATTCtgccccagacatttactagccatctatcctgggcaaaacactttgcttttctcagtctcagtttcctcatttataaaatgaggatgaaaaaTAATAGCTCTTGCTTTATAATGTTATTGTGAGGGtaaaaagtactttacaaactttaaagggATATATAAgtgttaattataataatagttgaaATTTGTACAGCattttaaagtctgcaaagtactttacaaatattatttcactttatcctATAAGCTGTGTGAAATATGATCTACAGGCATTGTCAtctctattttatggataaaaatatataagatcAGAGAGCTAAGGGATTTATTTGCCTGTAGTCACAAAGATAGTTAGTGTTATAGGAAGGAACCTGAGTTCTTAACTGCAAGTCTAATATTCTCCAGAACAGTACAGAGCTTCTCTAAGAGGGATCTGGTCCTACTCACCCATCCAAGGGAACAATTGAGCCCTGAGTTCTAAAAAGGTACCCATTATGGGGCTGGGAGGGGTgggattttattttctctctttcccttttatcaCTTACTCAGGATAAGGAGGATCCCAACTGAAAAAAGGACCACAGCAAACACCAAGCCTCCAATCCTCAAACTCTGGTAATCTGCAAAGGAAGCAGCCAAATAGGAATGAAAGGGGAAGGTGAGAAATACAGGCAGGCATTTCCCACTCAACCTTCAGGTTATtcaccaaactaccaaaaaaaaccTTCCCCCAAACTCTTCTTAAAGCCCCTTACCACTCCAAAGAATGCTCACCATAATGAAAAGGatcttgttctttcttctgaTCAGCAGCTGGTAAAATAATACAAGCAAAATCATGAGGAAGGGAGAATaacaattcatttatattttatggtTATACAGCATTTTCACAGAAATTACCTCATGGCAACCCTGTGCTGTAAATAGGAAAAGGTATCTCTATTTCATAGTCATTTGGATTATTTGCATTGGAAAAAATCTCAGAGTTTTCATCTActccaggggttcttaaccttttttgtgttatagaaaaatataccctcccttctttcctccattccttccttcctccctcccttccttcttttttctctaacttGCCCAGGGATACAATACTTAATAAGTATTAAATCTCTGAAGGAgaaatagagggaaggagagagaaattgaCCAGTCCTGAGCTTCATCATAGAAGCTGtatctgattcccagcccctgcTCAGGGGGTAAGTACCCAGGCTATATATGGCAGCATCCAGCTTTGCAGGCAACTCTGGGGCACACAAGAGCTACAGGCTCTTCCCTTGTCCACCCAGGTCCCAGGAGAGTCCACTTACCACTGGCTAAAACCAAAGGAACCAATAGGCTACATAGAAAGGTCAGCACCATCTCCATGGTGGTAtctggagaaagaggaaagaaaagaagtgacTCCAATCTAAAGACTCCTCAGACTAATCATCAGCAGAGCTAGGATAAAAATAAGGCATgatcttgccttcaaggagtttacaatccaatTGGAGACTTAGAATATtcacatatgaaaaaaagaacagacttctggccaagatggcggcgtggaggcagagagctgcttgagctctgtgttttctctcaggacttacttcatgagaagcctcagagttaatgcttgactggaaaaaaacccacaaataatcaccaacaaaagacatccttgaaattcaccagagaaggtctgtgtttgctcagggaagggtcgaacagactgggcacagattgaggggaggcaaggcagagagagacaggcagctcacactgctcagaccagaggggggaggagtacgatctctgccatttctgcaaaaagacttttaccccagtgtggatactccgtcttggcagcaagccaggagcagcaaagAGGGTGTAAACATCAgaggtgaggattaaaaccccagaaagctagtctcTCTCGGAACCTGACTACCCCCACCAGGACTGACTCAGcactttctcagagcctcagagcacagactctgTGTAGCCAtcgctgctgccctacccccagtctgtagaggaagcccattaacaccatccagctccatccccccaaaaaacagagcaattgtttctcttgtcaatttgttttcttcaactcccgctctgacaaaatgaacaaaaaattcaaaagggctctaaccattgacagcttctgtatagaaagagagcagacttcaaatactgaggagactaaaaatagactgtccccagaggaatcccctaagggatatgagctgctcctcaatacaaaagaatctcatagaggaaatcaaaaaggctctcaaaagagagctagaagagaaatg from Sminthopsis crassicaudata isolate SCR6 chromosome 3, ASM4859323v1, whole genome shotgun sequence includes these protein-coding regions:
- the FXYD6 gene encoding FXYD domain-containing ion transport regulator 6 — protein: MEMVLTFLCSLLVPLVLASAADQKKEQDPFHYDYQSLRIGGLVFAVVLFSVGILLILSRRCKCSFNQKPRTPGDEEAQVENLITSNATEPQKVEN